A genomic segment from Geitlerinema sp. PCC 7407 encodes:
- the ppk1 gene encoding polyphosphate kinase 1: MASKKTSTPPAKNPDLDLRSPEYYFNRELSWLQFNNRVLHEAIDPRTPLLERLKFMAIFSSNLDEVFMVRVAGLKQQVEAKVEKRTPDGRSPQQQLNDICATLRPMVTQQHRHFEQALRLQLASKGIHLLEYVDLNQEQRVYLQKYFEEQIFPVLTPLAVDPSHPFPYISNLSLNLAVVIKDAQTEEEHFARVKVPSVLPRFVELPEDLRLRRRGKPSIWTGVALEQVIAHNLEFLFPGMNIQEYYPFRITRNADLDVEEDEADDLLLAIEQELRKRRIGGSVVRMELQSSMPEAVREVLMREMTLEDRDVYEVEGLLGLGDLMQFMALPLPELKDSHWSPVVPARLRRLSDRPSETSDLDDTEDFFSIIRRQDVLLHHPYHSFSATVQRFITHAAHDPDVLAIKMTLYRTSGDSPIVNSLIAAAENGKQVAVLVELKARFDEENNINWARALERAGVHVVYGLVGLKTHTKTTMVVRREEGRIRRYVHIGTGNYNPKTARLYTDLGLLSCREDLGADLTDLFNYLTGYSRQQSYRELLVAPVNLRDKMLELIRRETEHAKQGRQGRIVAKMNALVDPAIIAALYEASQAGVRIDLIIRGICCLRPGIKDVSENIRVISIIGRFLEHSRVYYFHNGGEEEIYIGSADWMPRNLDRRVEAVVPIRDPDIQKDLQEILGVMLADNRQAWELRPDGSYSQRHPGANCPEQASQVMLMEMALS, from the coding sequence ATGGCCTCCAAAAAAACCTCGACTCCCCCCGCCAAAAACCCAGATCTCGACCTGCGCAGCCCCGAATACTACTTCAATCGCGAGCTGAGCTGGCTCCAATTCAACAACCGCGTCTTGCACGAGGCCATCGATCCCCGGACTCCCCTGCTGGAGCGGCTCAAGTTCATGGCCATCTTCAGCTCCAACCTCGACGAAGTCTTCATGGTGCGGGTCGCCGGCCTCAAGCAGCAGGTCGAGGCCAAGGTCGAAAAGCGTACCCCCGACGGCCGCAGTCCCCAGCAGCAGCTCAACGACATCTGCGCCACCTTGAGGCCCATGGTCACCCAGCAGCACCGCCATTTTGAGCAGGCGCTGCGCCTCCAGCTCGCCTCCAAAGGCATTCACCTGCTCGAGTACGTCGACCTCAACCAAGAGCAGCGAGTCTACCTGCAAAAGTACTTCGAAGAGCAAATCTTCCCAGTCCTCACGCCCCTGGCCGTCGACCCGAGCCACCCCTTCCCCTACATCTCCAACCTCAGCCTCAACCTCGCCGTCGTCATCAAAGACGCCCAAACCGAAGAAGAGCACTTCGCCCGGGTCAAAGTCCCCAGCGTCCTGCCCCGCTTTGTGGAGCTGCCCGAAGATCTGCGGCTGCGGCGGCGCGGCAAGCCCAGCATCTGGACCGGCGTCGCCCTCGAGCAGGTGATCGCCCACAACCTGGAGTTTTTGTTTCCAGGCATGAATATTCAGGAGTACTATCCCTTCCGGATCACGCGCAACGCCGATCTGGACGTCGAAGAAGACGAGGCAGACGACCTGCTGCTGGCGATCGAGCAAGAGCTGCGCAAGCGCCGGATCGGCGGCTCCGTGGTGCGGATGGAGCTCCAGTCCAGCATGCCGGAAGCCGTGCGCGAGGTGCTGATGCGCGAAATGACCCTCGAGGACCGCGACGTCTATGAAGTTGAGGGACTCCTGGGCTTGGGCGATCTGATGCAGTTTATGGCCCTGCCGCTCCCGGAGCTCAAGGATTCCCATTGGTCTCCCGTGGTGCCAGCCCGCCTGCGTCGCCTGAGCGATCGCCCCTCCGAAACCTCAGATCTCGACGACACCGAAGACTTCTTCAGCATCATCCGCAGACAAGACGTTCTGCTGCACCACCCCTACCACTCCTTTTCGGCTACGGTGCAGCGCTTCATCACCCACGCGGCCCACGATCCCGACGTGCTGGCCATCAAGATGACCCTGTACCGCACCTCCGGGGACTCGCCCATCGTCAACTCCCTGATTGCCGCTGCCGAGAACGGCAAACAGGTCGCTGTCCTAGTCGAGCTTAAGGCCCGCTTTGACGAAGAAAACAACATCAACTGGGCGCGAGCGCTCGAGCGGGCCGGCGTGCACGTGGTTTATGGCCTGGTAGGACTCAAGACCCATACCAAAACCACCATGGTCGTCCGCCGCGAAGAAGGCCGGATTCGCCGCTATGTCCACATCGGCACCGGCAACTACAACCCCAAAACCGCTCGTCTCTACACCGATCTCGGCCTGCTGAGCTGCCGGGAGGACCTAGGGGCCGATTTGACGGACCTCTTTAATTACCTGACGGGCTATTCGCGGCAGCAGTCCTATCGCGAGCTCCTAGTCGCCCCCGTGAACCTGCGCGACAAGATGCTGGAGCTGATCCGGCGCGAAACGGAGCACGCGAAACAGGGCCGCCAAGGCCGAATTGTGGCCAAGATGAATGCCTTGGTCGATCCGGCCATTATTGCGGCGCTCTACGAAGCGTCTCAGGCGGGCGTGCGCATCGACCTGATTATTCGCGGCATCTGCTGCCTGCGCCCCGGCATCAAGGACGTCAGCGAAAATATCCGGGTGATCAGCATTATTGGCCGCTTTCTAGAGCACTCGCGGGTCTACTACTTCCACAATGGCGGCGAGGAAGAAATCTACATCGGCAGCGCAGACTGGATGCCGCGCAATCTCGATCGGCGGGTGGAGGCCGTGGTCCCCATTCGCGACCCAGACATCCAAAAAGACCTTCAGGAGATTTTGGGGGTGATGCTGGCGGACAATCGCCAAGCCTGGGAACTCCGCCCGGACGGCTCCTACAGCCAGCGCCACCCGGGGGCAAACTGCCCAGAGCAAGCCTCCCAGGTCATGCTGATGGAGATGGCCCTCTCCTAA